The Mangrovimonas cancribranchiae nucleotide sequence CGTTAGCTACAATACGTAAGGCATCGATATCTAAACCAGAATCGGTTTCGTCAAGGATGGCTAGTTTTGGTTCTAGCATTGCCATCTGAAAAATTTCGTTACGTTTTTTTTCACCACCAGAAAATCCTTCGTTTAAAGAGCGAGATAAAAACTTACGGTCTATTTCTAGAAGTTCAGATTTTTCACGAATCATTTTAAGCATTTCGTTGGCTGGCATATCATCAAGCCCTTTTGCTTTTCTGGTTTCGTTAATGGCTGTTTTCATGAAATTAGTTACCGAAACCCCTGGGATTTCTACAGGATATTGAAACGATAAAAACACCCCTTTGTGAGCGCGTTCTTCGGCATCTAATTCATTAATGTCTTCACCCTCAAAAATAATTTCACCTTCGGTTACTTCGTATTCTTCTTTTCCTGCAATTACAGATGCTAACGTACTTTTTCCAGAGCCATTTGGCCCCATGATAGCATGTATTTCGCCAGGGTTAACTTCAAGGTTAATACCTCTTAAAATTCCTTTATCTTCAACACTTGCGTGTAGGTTTTTAATCTTTAACATAGTCTTATTCGCTTCCTAATTTAACAACGTCTTTATTGTTTGGGTCTGGTTTAGAGACCTTAATAATTTCTTTTATTTCAACTCGAAATGGCCAACCTTCTTCATTTTTAGGTTTTGGTGTTATTAGTCCCATTATTTCAACAGGAACCATATCGGTATCTTCTTTTTTATATTGTTTTACTTGGTTATCTAACTCGTGCATTTTGTCGTTAATAATAACGCCGTAAACTTCTAAGTTGGTTTGTAGCACAGCAGCATCAGCTAAATACACAAACTCTCCTTTTAGTAGTGTGTAATTATCACTTTCTGTATCTTGTTTTTTAGTATTGTTTTTACAGGATACTAGTAATGTAAACGTTAAAAGTAATAGTGCTAGTTTTTTCATAGTATTTGTTATTATCCTACAGATCCTTCCAAGCTTATTTCCAATAGCTTTTGCGCTTCTACAGCAAATTCCATGGGTAATTTGTTCAATACTTCTTTACTGAAACCATTTACTATTAAAGCAATGGCTTTTTCGGTATCTATACCACGTTGGTTACAGTAAAAAATTTGATCTTCACCAATTTTACTAGTTGTTGCTTCGTGCTCTATCTGTGAAGTTTGGTTTTTATTTTCTATGTATGGAAAAGTGTGTGCACCACATTCGTTACCCATTAATAAACTATCGCATTGTGAAAAGTTACGGGCGTTTTCGGCACGAGAATTAACCTGAACTAATCCACGGTAACTGTTTTGCGATTTTCCTGCAGAAATACCTTTTGAAATAATGGTTGATTTGGTGTTTTTTCCCAAATGAATCATTTTGGTACCTGTATCGGCTTGTTGGTAATTGTTGGTTACTGCTATGGAGTAAAACTCACCCACAGAATTATCTCCTTTTAGCACACAGCTTGGGTACTTCCAAGTTACGGCGCTTCCTGTTTCAACTTGTGTCCAAGAGATTTTAGCGTTTTTCTCGCACAACCCACGTTTGGTTACAAAATTGAATACGCCACCTTTCCCTTCTGCATTTCCTGGATACCAGTTTTGTACGGTAGAGTATTTTATTTCGGCGTCATCCAAAGCAATTAATTCAACCACAGCGGCGTGTAGTTGGTTTTCGTCACGCATTGGTGCCGTACAACCTTCAAGGTAACTTACATAGCTGCCTTCATCGGCTACAACAAGGGTTCTTTCAAATTGTCCTGTTCCTGCTTGGTTGATACGGAAATACGTAGATAATTCCATTGGGCATCGTACGCCTTTAGGAATATAACAGAAACTACCGTCGCTAAATACAGCGCTATTTAATGCCGCATAAAAGTTGTCCTTTTTAGGAACAACGGTACCAATGTATTTCTTGACCAATTCTGGGTGTTCTTGAATGGCTTCGGAAATGGAACAGAAAATAATGCCTTTTTCTGCTAATGTTTTTTTGAATGTTGTGGCTACGGAAACCGAATCCATAACAACATCTACGGCAACACCAGCTAGTTTTTTTTGTTCGTCTAGAGAGATACCAAGCTTGTTAAATGTATCTAACAATTCTGGATCGACTTCATCTAAGCTTTCGTATTTAGGTTTTTTATTTGGTGCCGAATAATACGAAATGGCTTGAAAATCGGGTTTGTCATAATGTACGTTAGCCCAATCGGGTTCTATCATATCTTGCCAAACACGAAAGGCTTCCAAACGCCACTCGGTCATCCACTCTGGTTCGTTCTTTTTCTTTGAAATAGCACGAACGATATCTTCATTTAAACCCACAGGGAATGTTTCCGATTCTATATCGGTGTAAAACCCATACTCGTATTCTTTGGTTTTAAGTTCTTCTCTTAAATCGTCTTCGGTATACTTGCTCATTAGTTTTCTCGCTTCAAAAAGTTACAGTGAAAATGATTCGCCACATCCACAGGTTCTATTGGCGTTGGGATTGTTAAAAACAAACCCTGAGCCGTTTAATCCGCCTGAATATTCTAATGTGGTTCCTATAAGGTACAAAAAGCTTTTTTTGTCAACAATAATTCTTACGTCGTTATCTTCAAAAACTTTATCGCCTTCTAGCTGTTCTTTATCAAATTTTAAATCGTATGATAAACCAGAACAACCGCCACTTTTCACACCAACGCGAACAAAGTCTGTCTCAGCGTTATAGCCGTCTTCAGTCATCAATTCAATGACTTTCTTTTTAGCTGATTCCGATACTTTTATCATATATTATTTAGATTAATTAAAATAGAATGCAAATATACAATATAAGTGGGGTTTTACCATATTACCTAACATTATATTAATAAATAGCGTAATAGGGTTTAGCTATTGATTTGAGAAGTTTGGGTTGTTAATAAAGGATGGATCTGAAAGTGTGAGTAAAAATGCTTTTAAATCGGCTTTATCTTGATCTGTAAGTTGTACACCGCCTTGATCTATTTTTTTCATTAAAGGGTCAATCGTAGGGGAGTCTTGCAGGCCTTCGCTGTAGTGATTTATAACCTCGTCTAATGTAGTAAAACGTCCGTCGTGCATGTAAGGTGCTGTATAGGCTAGGTTTCGTAATGAGGGTGATTTAAATTTACCATTATCGGCTGGGTCGCCCGTAATTTGCCCTAAGCCATTATCTGAAAAAGTGGTGTCTAATCCATTGTTATGAAAGGCATTATCCGTCCACAATGGATTGTTTGGATTACCATGGCAATGAAAACAATCGCCACGATCTTCATCCATAAAAATATTAAGTCCGTTTTGTTCTTGAGGTGTTAACGTCGCTTGCCCCAATAAAAATTGATCGAATTTAGAATTAGCAGAAATTAAGGTTCTTTCAAATTGCGCAATGGCTTTGGTTGTTAATTCTTTGGTGATATCTTGGTTGCCAAATGCAGCTTTAAAAAGCTCTGGATATTCTTCATGATTATTTAATCTAGTAACCACTTCGCTCCACGTATTTGCCATTTCGGTAGGATCGGTAACAGGTTGTAAGGCTTGATGTTCTAATCTAAAGGCTCTGCCATCCCAAAAAAAGTTTTCGTCGTAATTCCAGGCAAGGTTGAATAGTGGCATAGAATTTCTTGTACCTAAATCGCCATTTACACCAGTACTAAATGTATTACTATCTGTAAACGCATTTTGGGGTAAGTGGCAACTTGCACATGCTTGACTAAAATCTACAGATAGAATGGGATCGAAAAATAGTTTTTTTCCTAAAGCTATGCCTTCAACTGTTTGTGGATTATCTATGGGGATTATTGGAGCTATAATATTGTCTTCAAAAACTTGAGGGATGTTTAATGGCGACGGTGTTGGGGTGTTTTGCGTTGGTATATAATCATTATCGGAACTGCTACTTGAGCAAGAACTAAATAGAAATATGATTATAATATGAATATACCAGCGGTTTTTCATGGCGTTTATTGTGTAATCTCTCCTAATGTGAATGCAGAAGCAATGTTTTCTTGCATCATTTTTTGTGCCTCGTAATTAGGCATTAAAGGTGTGTTGTAAATATTTAAATCCCATAAATTAGGGTTTTTGAATAGTTCGGCAAGATTAAATTGAATTTCAATTGTTGTGGTTTCCGAAATAGGTATTTCTGTTGGAAACTCAAAAGCAACAAAGTTTTGTTCAAAATTGTCTTCGCTAACCATAGCGGTACCATTATGATAATTAAAAGGCATTGGCGTTGTAGTATTAACGTTGTATTGCCCGTCAAATTGTAAAAAATGATAACCACCGCCTAACATTTCTGGCCAATTCCAAGATGCCGAATTTAAATCGGTATAGGCGCCATCAATATTATCTGCTTCGTTAAATCCGTAAACAAATTTTAAGGTGTAGCTTCCTGGTGTAACAGCACTTGTGGGGATAAAATTATATGTTTCAGCATCGGATAAATCGATGAGTTGATAGCCTTGTAATGGTGTTGTATTACCGTTTTCGTCTAATAGCTCAAAATGAGAAAGCAAATATCTAAGTCGTGTAATAGTTAGTACTTCGCCATTAGCATTGGTGTATTGCGTGTTTTCAATATCGGAAGAAGTAATTGCTGTGCCATCCCAATTTTGCGTAAAGGTAAATGTGGGAGTAACATTAATGTTGTTGCTGCCTAGTTTGTCGTCATTGTCTTCACTACAAGAGAAAGTAAGCATCCCTAAAAAGAGTATGTAAGCTATTTTTTTCATTTTCAAGTTATTTTAAAACTGTTATTAAAAGGTCGGTAAATCCTTTGTTTTCAATGATGTCAAAATCTAAACTGTTAGATTCGCCAACTGCTATAATGTTACCGTTATTAATTTGAACGGCATCGTAAAAAAAGTCTATTTGTGAGCCACCAACAGTTTTTTGCCATAATAAGTTGCCTTTGTTGTTCACCTCGAAAACCCAAGCATCGTTTTGCCCGTTGTTATTTGTTAGGTTACCATCTATACTTCTAGAGCTACCAGATATGACAAAGTTATTGTTTTGAGTTTTAGAAATAGAGCGTCCAACATCGAAACCACTTCCACCAAACGACTTTTGCCATAACAACTCGCCTTCGGGAGTTATTTTTATTAGCCATAAATCGGCTAAGCCATAGTTTGTGCTTACATTCTCATTGTCACTTCTGGTATCTCCAACAATTAAGTAATTACCGTCGTTTGATTTGGTGATGGCTCGTGCTTCGTCTATTTCGGTGCCACCAAAGTTTTTCTCCCAAACAATCTCTCCTGTGTTAGAGGTTCTAACGACCCAAAAATCGTAAGTCCCAATATTATTGGATATGTCTACATCGTCACTATCCGATGAGCCAACTATTATAAAGCCGCCATCGTTTGTTTCGGTTGCGCCATAAGGTGTATCAGTAAAAAAACCACCATAATAACGGCTCCATTCTATGCTGCCAGAAGTGTCTAGTTTTAATGCCCAATAATCGCCACCAGCATGTCTGGCATTTGCTCTAGAGTTGCCTTCGCCGTTAGAAGCCGTAACATCTAACACACCAGAAATAAGAAAGCCATTATCTGAGGTTGGAATAACAGTATATCCAGTATCTATTCCTGCATAACCAAAAGATTGTTGCCATAGTAAATTCCCGTTAGAAGATAACTTTGCTAGCCAATAATCTTTTAATCCATGGTTGTTGGTAACATCTTGATCGTTACTATCACTAAATCCTAAAACGGCTAGAGACCCATCTGGGGTTTCAATAATTGAATTTCCTCTGTCATTTCCAGAACCGCCATAGGTTTTGCTCCAAAGCAAGGTGTTTTCGCTATCAAATTTTAATACCCAAAAATCAAAACTTTCATTGTTTTTGCCCGATATGTCGCCATCCATACTTTGTGTGTAACCTAGAATAGCATAACCACCGTCTTGCGTATTTGTAACGGCTGTTGCAACATCGTTTAAACTACCACCAAAAGTATTTATACTTACAATATCTCTTGTTATAATATTTAGTGGATTAGAGTCGTCACTTTTAGAGCAATTGTACATACAAAAAGTGGCGCATAAAAGTAGTATTATTAATGTTGTATGTTTTGTTTTTTTAAACATTTTAATTCTGTCTTCTAATAATAAACAGTCCTCTATCAATATCGCTTACAATAATATTACCACTAGAAAAATATGGGTAAACACTCCAAGCACCTTGAAAATTAGCTGAATTACTTTCAGGGTAAGTGTCGAAATATCCAGATTCGGTCATGGAGCCTGAGTCAAGGTTGGAAGTATTAATAAATCGAACACCAGCACTATAATTTGCTAGGAAAAAGGTGTTGTTTTTTACATAGCCATTATGATCTATTGCAGGTGTTGGTCCTAAATAATCTAAATGAAAAGAAGGATTGTCTAAATCTGAAAAATTAAAAACTAAGGTTCTTGTATTGTTGCCGTAATATTGCTCGTCTAACTCATCACCTAAAATAAAGTATTCCATATTTTCGGTAAACCATCCTTGGTGTACATAGCCAATATTATTGTAGGCGATGGTTGAAATGATTGTAGGGTTGCTTTTATCGCTAACATTGGCAATAACTATTTCGTCTTCATTACTTCCAATTAAAATCTCTTGTCCTAAGTAATCATTGTCAGGGCCATTGTAGGTAATAACTTGTGCGTCGTGAGCATAATCATGTAACCCACCTTCGCTAATTGGTGATAGTGGATTTTGAATATTGATGAAAAGTGGCCCACCGGCATACGTACCACTTCTTGAGGTTCCAACAATGTATGCGTAACCAGAATCTTCGTTAATTACAATGTTGTGTGCGCTACCAAAATCGGTAAAATGTGTATCGGCTGTAAAGTCTTGGGCTTGTGTTATGTTTCTTAATCTTGTAAGATCGAAAACTTGCATACCGTGTCCCGTGGCTTCACTTACAATAAAAGCATGGTTGTTATACACTTTAACATCGCGCCAAATATTACCATTATTCCCTGGATTGGCACTGGCTAGTTTTCCTATAAGTTGTGGTTGTGTTGGATTAGAAATATCCACAAAAGCAGTCCCTTGAGTTGAACATATTAGTCCATATTCTTTGCCTGTAATAGGGTCTGTCCATCCCCAACAATCATTGCCTTCTGCATTAGGTTCGGCTAGTTCATCTAAAGACATGTAGCCAATAAGATCGTAGCCTTCGCAAGGGTAAATATCTGCCATCCCATCAATACATTCTGCAAGTGGTTGCGGTGTGTTGCTCTCGCATGCATCGCCAATGCCATTTCCGTTGGTATCTGCTTGATTTGCATTGGCTATTTGTGGGCAATTATCTTCACTATCTGGAACACCATCGTTATCTGTATCAATTACGGCAATTTCAGCCACAGGTTCGTTATCACAAGATAAAATAACACTAAAACTAAGTGTTATTAATAGCGTTTTTATGATGCTTTTTTTTGTAATCATAAGATTATTTGATAATTAGTTTTTTTATGGTGGTGTTATTTACTTTAACTAAATACAAGCCTGTTGTAAATTTTTTTGTGGGTAAAACGAAAGACTTAAGGTTAATATTGTTTGAGCTAAAGACAACTTTACCTAGAGTATTATAAACTTCAAGAGATTGAATTAAACCTTTTTTAGTGCTTATTTTGGTTTGATTTATTGCTGGGTTTGGGAACAATGTGAATGTTTCTTTAGTTTCGAAAGTATTAGTGTTTAACGTACCGCTTTTTCTAACAACAAATAATCCTCTTTCAATATCGCTAATAATAATATTTCCACTTGAAAAATAAGGGTAAACACTCCATGCGCCATTAAACGCCGTGCCGTTACTTTCAGGATGTGTGTCGAAATAACCAATTTCTTCCATAGCATCTGTTGTAGCTGCTATATTTGTAATATCTAAAACACGTAATCCAGCTCTGTAATTTGCTATAAAAAATTTATCACCCAAAACGTATCCGTTATGATCAATCGCAGGTGTAGAACCATAGTAGGTAGATGAAAGAGTGGGGTTGTCTAAATCGTTAAAATCAAAAACTAGTGTTCTAGTGTTAAAGCCATAACCTTGTTCGTCTGTTTCATCACCTAATATAAAGTATCTTTGATCATCGGTAAACCAACCTTGGTGGGTGTACCCCGTTTGTGAGTAAGTGATTTCAGCAAGTTTTACTACATTGTTTTTATCGGTAACATCTAGTATTAAAACTTCAGATTCATTGCTGCCGATATAAATTTCTTTTCCTACATGTTCGGTATCCGGGCCGTTATATGTGACTACTTGTGCGTCGTGAGAATAACCGTCATTGGCATAGCCGCCAGCGTTAGTGGGGTTTGTAGGGTTAGAAATATCAATAAATGCAGGGCCGCCAGCATAAGGACCGCTTCTACTTGTTC carries:
- the sufC gene encoding Fe-S cluster assembly ATPase SufC gives rise to the protein MLKIKNLHASVEDKGILRGINLEVNPGEIHAIMGPNGSGKSTLASVIAGKEEYEVTEGEIIFEGEDINELDAEERAHKGVFLSFQYPVEIPGVSVTNFMKTAINETRKAKGLDDMPANEMLKMIREKSELLEIDRKFLSRSLNEGFSGGEKKRNEIFQMAMLEPKLAILDETDSGLDIDALRIVANGVNKLKTKDNAVIVITHYQRLLDYIVPDYVHVLHQGKIVKSGSKELAHELEDKGYDWVKEEVGA
- the sufB gene encoding Fe-S cluster assembly protein SufB, producing the protein MSKYTEDDLREELKTKEYEYGFYTDIESETFPVGLNEDIVRAISKKKNEPEWMTEWRLEAFRVWQDMIEPDWANVHYDKPDFQAISYYSAPNKKPKYESLDEVDPELLDTFNKLGISLDEQKKLAGVAVDVVMDSVSVATTFKKTLAEKGIIFCSISEAIQEHPELVKKYIGTVVPKKDNFYAALNSAVFSDGSFCYIPKGVRCPMELSTYFRINQAGTGQFERTLVVADEGSYVSYLEGCTAPMRDENQLHAAVVELIALDDAEIKYSTVQNWYPGNAEGKGGVFNFVTKRGLCEKNAKISWTQVETGSAVTWKYPSCVLKGDNSVGEFYSIAVTNNYQQADTGTKMIHLGKNTKSTIISKGISAGKSQNSYRGLVQVNSRAENARNFSQCDSLLMGNECGAHTFPYIENKNQTSQIEHEATTSKIGEDQIFYCNQRGIDTEKAIALIVNGFSKEVLNKLPMEFAVEAQKLLEISLEGSVG
- a CDS encoding iron-sulfur cluster assembly accessory protein, which codes for MIKVSESAKKKVIELMTEDGYNAETDFVRVGVKSGGCSGLSYDLKFDKEQLEGDKVFEDNDVRIIVDKKSFLYLIGTTLEYSGGLNGSGFVFNNPNANRTCGCGESFSL
- a CDS encoding cytochrome c peroxidase, with protein sequence MKNRWYIHIIIIFLFSSCSSSSSDNDYIPTQNTPTPSPLNIPQVFEDNIIAPIIPIDNPQTVEGIALGKKLFFDPILSVDFSQACASCHLPQNAFTDSNTFSTGVNGDLGTRNSMPLFNLAWNYDENFFWDGRAFRLEHQALQPVTDPTEMANTWSEVVTRLNNHEEYPELFKAAFGNQDITKELTTKAIAQFERTLISANSKFDQFLLGQATLTPQEQNGLNIFMDEDRGDCFHCHGNPNNPLWTDNAFHNNGLDTTFSDNGLGQITGDPADNGKFKSPSLRNLAYTAPYMHDGRFTTLDEVINHYSEGLQDSPTIDPLMKKIDQGGVQLTDQDKADLKAFLLTLSDPSFINNPNFSNQ
- a CDS encoding MbnP family protein; translated protein: MKKIAYILFLGMLTFSCSEDNDDKLGSNNINVTPTFTFTQNWDGTAITSSDIENTQYTNANGEVLTITRLRYLLSHFELLDENGNTTPLQGYQLIDLSDAETYNFIPTSAVTPGSYTLKFVYGFNEADNIDGAYTDLNSASWNWPEMLGGGYHFLQFDGQYNVNTTTPMPFNYHNGTAMVSEDNFEQNFVAFEFPTEIPISETTTIEIQFNLAELFKNPNLWDLNIYNTPLMPNYEAQKMMQENIASAFTLGEITQ
- a CDS encoding choice-of-anchor B family protein, which produces MITKKSIIKTLLITLSFSVILSCDNEPVAEIAVIDTDNDGVPDSEDNCPQIANANQADTNGNGIGDACESNTPQPLAECIDGMADIYPCEGYDLIGYMSLDELAEPNAEGNDCWGWTDPITGKEYGLICSTQGTAFVDISNPTQPQLIGKLASANPGNNGNIWRDVKVYNNHAFIVSEATGHGMQVFDLTRLRNITQAQDFTADTHFTDFGSAHNIVINEDSGYAYIVGTSRSGTYAGGPLFINIQNPLSPISEGGLHDYAHDAQVITYNGPDNDYLGQEILIGSNEDEIVIANVSDKSNPTIISTIAYNNIGYVHQGWFTENMEYFILGDELDEQYYGNNTRTLVFNFSDLDNPSFHLDYLGPTPAIDHNGYVKNNTFFLANYSAGVRFINTSNLDSGSMTESGYFDTYPESNSANFQGAWSVYPYFSSGNIIVSDIDRGLFIIRRQN
- a CDS encoding choice-of-anchor B family protein produces the protein MKKTLPLIYTLFITTLLFSQTPCDNGFAGAYPCNDYDLLSNIPVSVLANTQGNPEGSDVWGWTDPTNGKEYAIIAMTNSTAFVDISNPINPTFLGRLDTAAGTSYWRDVKVYNNHAFIVADLVGNHGMQVFDLTRLRNVTSPPVTFTTDAHYTEFGSAHNIVINEDTGYAYIVGTSRSGPYAGGPAFIDISNPTNPTNAGGYANDGYSHDAQVVTYNGPDTEHVGKEIYIGSNESEVLILDVTDKNNVVKLAEITYSQTGYTHQGWFTDDQRYFILGDETDEQGYGFNTRTLVFDFNDLDNPTLSSTYYGSTPAIDHNGYVLGDKFFIANYRAGLRVLDITNIAATTDAMEEIGYFDTHPESNGTAFNGAWSVYPYFSSGNIIISDIERGLFVVRKSGTLNTNTFETKETFTLFPNPAINQTKISTKKGLIQSLEVYNTLGKVVFSSNNINLKSFVLPTKKFTTGLYLVKVNNTTIKKLIIK